The following are from one region of the Thermococcus cleftensis genome:
- a CDS encoding sodium-dependent transporter, translating to MEQQRDQWATKIGLILAMAGNAIGLGNFWRFPYQLASNGGGAFMIPYFLALVLLGIPVMWVEWTTGRYGGKYGHGTIGPMFYLMARESVKPKTALIFGVIGGMLAFSVAALLSSYYYQIIGWSAAYTYYSLTGAYFGKDTVQFFLNYVADTKSVLLFWGLTMLFLGIAVGQGVSKGIERWVKVMMPVLYVFAILLVIRALTLGSPVKPEWSAVKGLEYIWKPDFQTLSENFFKISLAAAGQIFFTLSLGMGIIHNYASYLGPEDDVALSGLATVSLNEFAEVILGGSLAIPIAFAYMGPEAATKAGVGLAYMALPNVFMNMPGGQIFGAMWFLLLWFAGFTSAIATYNYLVAMLEEDIHLDRKIGTWAVFGFLFLLGLPVALDSTLAYLSELDMWVGSYFLVLLGLFDVIVAVWLFKPDNFWEELHKGAYMKVPGWYKPILVYIAPLFMLFLLGGNTWDYLKNGAFTVSEYYVTNVLGYDYTPEIVSLITRARIVILIILVLGALEAYMAIKKKYGEELAKNEVIIKV from the coding sequence GTGGAACAGCAGAGGGATCAATGGGCTACTAAGATCGGTTTGATTCTTGCCATGGCCGGAAATGCCATCGGTCTCGGTAACTTCTGGAGGTTCCCGTACCAGCTCGCCAGTAACGGCGGCGGGGCCTTCATGATACCGTACTTCTTGGCTCTCGTACTGCTGGGTATTCCGGTGATGTGGGTCGAATGGACCACCGGTCGCTACGGTGGCAAGTATGGCCACGGTACCATCGGGCCAATGTTCTACCTCATGGCCAGGGAAAGCGTCAAGCCAAAGACCGCGTTGATATTCGGAGTCATCGGTGGAATGCTTGCCTTCTCCGTGGCGGCACTGCTCAGCTCCTATTACTACCAGATCATAGGCTGGTCAGCAGCTTACACTTACTACAGCCTCACGGGAGCGTACTTTGGAAAAGACACCGTCCAGTTCTTCCTCAACTACGTCGCCGACACCAAGTCGGTGCTGCTCTTCTGGGGACTGACGATGCTGTTCCTCGGAATAGCAGTCGGACAGGGCGTCAGCAAGGGCATCGAGCGCTGGGTCAAGGTCATGATGCCGGTGCTCTACGTCTTCGCGATACTCCTCGTCATCAGGGCGCTGACCCTTGGCTCACCGGTCAAGCCCGAGTGGAGCGCTGTGAAGGGTCTCGAGTACATATGGAAGCCGGACTTCCAGACCCTCAGCGAGAACTTCTTCAAGATAAGCTTGGCAGCTGCGGGACAGATATTCTTCACGCTGTCCCTCGGTATGGGTATCATCCACAACTACGCCAGCTACCTCGGTCCGGAAGATGACGTCGCCCTCAGCGGTCTCGCCACGGTCTCGCTCAACGAGTTCGCGGAGGTCATACTCGGTGGTTCACTCGCCATACCGATAGCCTTCGCGTACATGGGTCCAGAGGCCGCCACCAAGGCCGGTGTCGGTCTGGCATACATGGCCCTGCCGAACGTCTTCATGAACATGCCGGGAGGCCAGATATTCGGTGCGATGTGGTTCCTGCTCCTCTGGTTCGCGGGCTTCACCTCGGCGATAGCGACCTACAACTACCTCGTCGCCATGCTCGAGGAAGACATACACCTCGACAGGAAGATAGGCACCTGGGCGGTCTTCGGGTTCCTGTTCCTGCTTGGACTGCCGGTCGCCCTCGACAGCACCCTCGCCTACCTCAGCGAGCTCGACATGTGGGTCGGCAGCTACTTCCTCGTCCTGCTTGGCCTCTTCGACGTCATAGTTGCAGTGTGGCTCTTCAAGCCCGACAACTTCTGGGAGGAGCTGCACAAGGGAGCCTATATGAAGGTGCCCGGCTGGTACAAGCCGATACTCGTCTACATAGCGCCACTCTTCATGCTGTTCCTCCTCGGAGGAAACACCTGGGACTACCTCAAGAACGGAGCGTTCACTGTCTCGGAGTACTACGTCACGAACGTGCTCGGCTACGACTACACCCCGGAGATAGTCAGCCTCATCACCAGGGCCAGGATAGTGATACTGATAATCCTCGTGCTCGGTGCACTGGAGGCGTACATGGCCATCAAGAAGAAGTACGGCGAGGAGCTGGCAAAGAACGAGGTCATCATAAAGGTCTGA
- the psmB gene encoding archaeal proteasome endopeptidase complex subunit beta, with amino-acid sequence MTEKLKGTTTVGIVCKDGVVLAADRRASLGNMVLSENVTKVFWIDDHLALAGAGSVGDILSLVRLLRAEAKLYRARVGKEMSVKALATLTSNVLHGNRFMPYFGWFLIAGHDEKPGLYSIDMAGGVTEDKFTAAGSGMEFAFSILEENYREDMPLEGGVKLALRAIKAATRRDVFTGGGVTLVTVTREGYREWSDEEIKALLE; translated from the coding sequence TTGACCGAAAAGCTAAAGGGAACGACTACGGTCGGCATTGTATGTAAGGACGGCGTCGTCCTAGCGGCTGACAGGAGAGCATCGCTCGGCAACATGGTGCTGTCTGAGAACGTCACCAAGGTCTTCTGGATAGATGACCACCTGGCCCTTGCCGGTGCCGGAAGCGTTGGGGATATTCTAAGCCTCGTCCGGCTTCTCCGCGCTGAGGCAAAGCTCTACCGCGCAAGGGTGGGCAAGGAGATGAGCGTTAAGGCTCTCGCGACCCTGACTTCTAACGTGCTTCATGGGAACCGCTTCATGCCCTACTTCGGGTGGTTTCTCATAGCGGGTCATGACGAGAAGCCCGGTCTTTATTCGATAGACATGGCGGGCGGCGTCACGGAAGACAAGTTCACAGCCGCCGGTTCCGGAATGGAATTCGCCTTCTCAATACTTGAAGAGAACTATCGGGAGGATATGCCCCTGGAGGGGGGCGTTAAGCTCGCTCTCAGGGCCATAAAGGCCGCCACCAGGAGGGACGTCTTCACGGGAGGTGGCGTCACCCTGGTTACCGTTACCCGCGAGGGGTACAGGGAGTGGAGCGATGAGGAAATAAAGGCCCTTCTGGAATGA
- a CDS encoding potassium channel family protein translates to MSGELVGFSTFFKEFLRVLYYVRSILAGLFGLIALIGVVISLVDRMTIWQGVYLAFVSAFTVGYGDITPKTPISKFLAVIILPILGMMLTGIMVAAAMKAIERLYQEKWGET, encoded by the coding sequence ATGAGCGGGGAGCTCGTTGGCTTCAGTACTTTTTTCAAGGAATTCCTCAGGGTCCTGTACTACGTTAGGAGCATACTCGCCGGACTCTTCGGCCTGATAGCCCTGATTGGGGTTGTCATATCACTTGTCGATAGAATGACAATCTGGCAAGGTGTTTATCTTGCGTTCGTTTCGGCCTTCACGGTGGGCTACGGGGACATAACACCCAAAACTCCCATTTCCAAGTTTCTGGCTGTGATAATACTCCCCATTCTCGGCATGATGCTGACGGGCATAATGGTCGCGGCGGCGATGAAAGCCATAGAAAGACTCTACCAGGAGAAATGGGGGGAAACTTGA
- a CDS encoding beta-CASP ribonuclease aCPSF1, giving the protein MIRRETFVDDILRDIKAVISQMVPREARITEVEFEGPELVIYVKNPEAIMRDGELIRNLAKVLKKRISVRPDPEVLLPPERAEEMIKEIVPKEAEITNISFDPSVGEVLIEAKKPGLVIGKNGETLRLITQKVHWAPRVVRTPPLQSQTIYSIRQILQAEAKDRRKFLRQAGRNIYRKPEVKSEWIRITGLGGFREVGRSALLVQTNESYVLVDFGVNIAAMKDPKKAFPHFDAPEFRYVLDAGLLDAIIITHAHLDHSGMLPYLFRYKLFDGPIYTTPPTRDLMVLLQQDFIEIQKMNGVEPLYRPRDIKEVIKHTITLDYGEVRDIAPDMRLTLHNAGHILGSSIVHLHIGNGLHNIAITGDFKFIPTRLFEPAVSRFPRLETLVMESTYGGSNDYQMPREEAEKRLIEVIHQTIRRGGKVLIPAMAVGRAQEIMMVLEEYARVGGIEVPIYLDGMIWEATAIHTAYPEYLSRHLREQIFHEGYNPFLNPIFKSVANSRERQDIIDSGEPAIIIATSGMLVGGPSVEYFKQLAPDPKNSIVFVSYQAEGTLGRQVQRGLREIPLVGEDGKTEVVPVNMEVHTIDGFSGHADRRELISYIARLRPRPERVITVHGEAHKCLDLSTSIHKKFGISTRAPNNLDAIRLK; this is encoded by the coding sequence GTGATAAGGAGAGAGACGTTCGTTGATGACATACTGCGCGATATAAAAGCAGTTATAAGTCAGATGGTTCCCAGGGAGGCCAGGATAACCGAGGTGGAGTTCGAGGGACCTGAGCTGGTCATATACGTCAAGAACCCCGAGGCGATAATGAGGGACGGGGAGCTGATAAGGAACCTCGCCAAGGTTCTCAAGAAGCGCATAAGCGTCCGGCCCGACCCGGAGGTTCTTCTCCCGCCTGAAAGGGCTGAGGAGATGATAAAGGAGATCGTCCCGAAGGAGGCGGAGATAACCAACATCAGCTTCGACCCCTCCGTGGGAGAGGTCCTCATCGAGGCCAAGAAACCTGGCCTCGTCATCGGCAAGAACGGCGAGACGCTCCGTCTCATCACCCAGAAGGTCCACTGGGCGCCGAGGGTCGTCAGAACTCCACCGCTCCAGAGCCAGACGATATACTCGATAAGGCAGATACTCCAGGCCGAGGCCAAGGACAGGAGAAAGTTCCTCCGCCAGGCGGGCAGGAACATCTACCGCAAGCCGGAGGTCAAGAGCGAGTGGATCAGGATCACCGGTTTGGGAGGATTCCGCGAGGTCGGCAGGAGCGCCCTCCTAGTTCAGACCAACGAGAGCTACGTTCTGGTCGATTTTGGAGTGAACATAGCCGCGATGAAGGATCCGAAGAAGGCCTTCCCGCACTTCGACGCCCCGGAGTTTCGCTACGTCCTTGACGCCGGCCTTCTCGACGCCATAATCATAACCCACGCCCACCTCGACCACAGCGGAATGCTTCCCTACCTCTTCCGCTACAAGCTCTTCGACGGGCCTATCTACACAACTCCCCCGACGAGGGACCTGATGGTGCTCCTCCAGCAGGACTTCATCGAGATCCAGAAGATGAACGGCGTCGAGCCGCTCTACCGGCCGAGGGACATCAAGGAGGTCATAAAGCACACCATAACCCTCGACTACGGCGAGGTTAGGGATATAGCCCCTGACATGAGGCTCACCCTCCACAACGCCGGCCACATACTCGGCTCATCTATAGTGCACCTCCACATAGGCAACGGGCTTCACAACATAGCCATAACCGGCGACTTCAAGTTTATCCCCACGAGGCTCTTCGAGCCGGCCGTGAGCAGGTTCCCGCGCCTTGAGACCCTCGTCATGGAGTCCACCTACGGCGGGAGCAACGACTACCAGATGCCGCGTGAAGAGGCCGAGAAGAGGCTCATAGAGGTTATTCACCAGACGATAAGGCGCGGCGGCAAGGTTCTCATTCCTGCCATGGCCGTCGGTAGGGCCCAGGAGATAATGATGGTCCTCGAAGAATATGCGCGCGTCGGTGGAATAGAGGTTCCGATTTACCTCGACGGAATGATTTGGGAGGCCACCGCTATTCACACCGCCTATCCCGAGTACCTCAGCAGGCACCTCCGCGAGCAGATATTCCACGAGGGCTACAACCCGTTCCTCAACCCGATATTCAAGAGCGTCGCCAACAGCAGGGAGCGGCAGGACATCATAGACTCGGGCGAGCCGGCCATAATAATAGCCACCTCGGGCATGCTCGTCGGCGGACCGAGCGTCGAGTACTTCAAGCAGCTCGCCCCGGACCCGAAAAACAGCATAGTCTTCGTCAGCTACCAGGCGGAGGGAACCCTTGGAAGACAGGTGCAGCGCGGTCTCCGCGAGATACCCCTCGTCGGAGAGGACGGAAAGACCGAGGTCGTGCCGGTGAACATGGAGGTTCACACGATAGACGGCTTCTCCGGCCACGCCGACAGGAGGGAGCTGATAAGCTACATCGCAAGGCTGAGGCCGAGGCCCGAGAGGGTTATAACCGTCCACGGCGAGGCCCACAAGTGTCTCGACCTCAGCACCAGCATACACAAGAAGTTCGGCATCTCGACGCGCGCCCCCAACAACCTCGACGCCATAAGGCTGAAGTGA
- the gdhA gene encoding glutamate dehydrogenase, with amino-acid sequence MVEIDPFEMAVQQLERAAQFMEISEEALEWLKKPMRIVEVSVPLEMDDGSVKVFTGFRVQHNWARGPTKGGIRWHPAETLSTVKALATWMTWKVAVVDLPYGGGKGGIIVNPKELSEREKERLARNYIRAIYDVISPYTDIPAPDVYTNPQIMAWMMDEYEAISRRKVPSFGIITGKPPGVGGIVARMDATARGASYTVREAAKALDMDLKGKTIAIQGYGNAGYYMAKIMSEEYGMKVVAVSDSKGGIYNPDGLNADEVLEWKKKNGSVKDFPGATNITNEELLELEVDVLAPSAIEGVITKENADNIKAKIVAELANGPTTPEADEILYEKGVLIIPDFLCNAGGVTVSYFEWVQNITGDYWDLETTRAKLDKKMTKAFWDVYNTHKEKGINMRDAAYVVAVQRVYDAMKWRGWVKK; translated from the coding sequence ATGGTCGAGATTGACCCCTTTGAGATGGCCGTTCAGCAGCTCGAGAGGGCTGCCCAGTTCATGGAGATAAGCGAGGAGGCCCTTGAGTGGCTCAAGAAGCCCATGAGGATTGTTGAGGTCAGCGTCCCGCTCGAGATGGACGACGGTTCTGTTAAGGTTTTCACCGGTTTCCGCGTTCAGCACAACTGGGCCCGCGGTCCGACCAAGGGTGGTATAAGGTGGCACCCGGCCGAGACCCTCAGCACCGTTAAGGCCCTCGCCACCTGGATGACCTGGAAGGTCGCCGTTGTTGACCTCCCCTACGGTGGAGGTAAGGGTGGTATCATCGTCAACCCGAAGGAGCTCAGCGAGAGGGAGAAGGAGAGGCTCGCTAGGAACTACATAAGGGCCATCTACGACGTCATCAGCCCGTACACCGACATTCCGGCCCCGGACGTTTACACCAACCCGCAGATCATGGCCTGGATGATGGACGAGTACGAGGCCATCAGCAGGAGGAAGGTCCCGAGCTTCGGCATCATCACCGGTAAGCCGCCCGGAGTCGGTGGTATCGTCGCCAGAATGGACGCCACCGCCAGGGGTGCCAGCTACACCGTTCGCGAGGCCGCGAAGGCCCTCGACATGGACCTCAAGGGCAAGACCATCGCCATCCAGGGTTACGGTAACGCCGGCTACTACATGGCCAAGATCATGAGCGAGGAGTACGGCATGAAGGTCGTCGCCGTCAGCGACAGCAAGGGCGGCATCTACAACCCCGATGGATTGAACGCCGACGAGGTCCTCGAGTGGAAGAAGAAGAACGGCAGCGTTAAGGACTTCCCAGGAGCCACCAACATCACCAACGAGGAGCTCCTCGAGCTTGAAGTTGACGTCCTCGCCCCGAGCGCCATCGAGGGCGTCATCACCAAGGAGAACGCCGACAACATCAAGGCCAAGATCGTCGCCGAGCTCGCCAACGGTCCGACCACCCCGGAGGCCGACGAGATACTCTACGAGAAGGGCGTCCTTATCATACCGGACTTCCTCTGTAACGCCGGTGGTGTCACCGTCAGCTACTTCGAGTGGGTCCAGAACATAACCGGCGACTACTGGGACCTCGAGACCACCAGGGCCAAGCTCGACAAGAAGATGACCAAGGCCTTCTGGGACGTCTACAACACCCACAAGGAGAAGGGCATCAACATGCGTGACGCCGCCTACGTCGTCGCCGTCCAGAGGGTCTACGACGCCATGAAGTGGCGCGGCTGGGTGAAGAAGTGA